From Chromohalobacter canadensis, one genomic window encodes:
- a CDS encoding leucyl aminopeptidase, which yields MESPVTNVNPAKVETACLIVPVFKDGGLLPAADKLDDASERLIGQLLDRGDFDPSLGNVQLIPFAPGLGAERLLLVGLGERAKCGEGQIIKALDAAFATIVKLPLDDVAATFTDVPVGERDTAWKARVTLEAAHRACYRFDDFKSQPAPAPRLKSLTLLVSDQDETAQAELGPRIGSAVGEGVSLTRTLGNLPSNVCTPRYLAEQAQTLAADADGALNVEILDEEALQALGANALLSVGQGSEEPSRLIIMQYRGAEDPDEAPHVLVGKGITFDSGGISLKPGAGMDEMKFDMCGAASVFGTMKTVLALKPKINIIGVVASAENMPDGRAFKPGDIVKTLKGLNVEVLNTDAEGRMVLCDALSYVERFKPASVVDIATLTGAAIIALGHHASGLLSNDDDLALDLLDAGENAWDRAWHLPLWDEYQSQLDSNFADLAHIGGRPAGTITAACFLSRFADAYPWAHLDIAGTAWSSGDKKGASGRPVGLLTQYLLDRETEANETRPSVE from the coding sequence ATGGAATCCCCCGTAACCAACGTCAACCCGGCCAAGGTCGAAACGGCATGCCTGATCGTGCCCGTCTTCAAGGATGGGGGCCTGCTGCCGGCGGCGGACAAGCTCGACGACGCCAGTGAGCGCCTGATCGGCCAGCTTCTCGACCGGGGCGACTTCGACCCCAGCCTCGGCAATGTGCAATTGATTCCCTTCGCACCGGGGCTCGGTGCCGAGCGTCTGCTGCTCGTCGGCCTCGGCGAGCGCGCCAAGTGTGGCGAAGGCCAGATCATCAAGGCTCTCGATGCCGCCTTCGCTACCATCGTCAAGCTACCGCTCGACGACGTAGCCGCTACGTTCACCGACGTGCCGGTCGGCGAACGCGATACCGCCTGGAAGGCGCGCGTCACACTGGAAGCCGCGCATCGCGCCTGCTATCGCTTCGACGACTTCAAGTCGCAGCCGGCCCCCGCACCGCGCCTCAAGAGCCTGACGCTGCTGGTCAGCGACCAGGATGAGACGGCCCAGGCCGAGCTAGGCCCGCGCATCGGTTCCGCCGTCGGCGAAGGGGTCTCGCTGACGCGTACCCTAGGCAACTTGCCCAGCAATGTCTGCACGCCGCGTTACCTCGCCGAGCAGGCGCAAACATTGGCAGCAGACGCCGACGGCGCGCTGAACGTCGAAATCCTCGACGAAGAGGCTTTGCAAGCGCTGGGCGCCAACGCCCTGCTCTCTGTCGGTCAGGGCAGCGAAGAACCCTCGCGTCTGATCATCATGCAGTATCGCGGCGCCGAGGACCCGGACGAAGCCCCGCACGTCCTCGTCGGCAAGGGCATCACCTTCGATTCCGGCGGTATCTCGCTCAAGCCGGGAGCCGGCATGGACGAGATGAAGTTCGACATGTGCGGCGCCGCCAGCGTCTTCGGCACCATGAAGACGGTGCTCGCGCTAAAGCCCAAGATCAATATCATCGGCGTAGTGGCAAGCGCCGAGAACATGCCCGATGGCCGCGCCTTCAAGCCCGGCGACATCGTCAAGACCCTCAAGGGGCTCAACGTCGAGGTCCTCAACACCGACGCCGAAGGGCGCATGGTGCTGTGCGACGCGCTGAGCTACGTCGAGCGCTTCAAGCCCGCCAGCGTGGTGGATATCGCCACCCTGACCGGCGCTGCGATCATCGCGCTGGGCCATCATGCCTCGGGGCTACTGTCCAACGACGACGATCTCGCACTGGACCTGCTCGACGCCGGCGAGAATGCCTGGGACCGCGCCTGGCACCTGCCCTTGTGGGACGAGTACCAGAGCCAGCTCGATTCCAACTTCGCCGACCTGGCCCACATCGGCGGTCGCCCAGCCGGCACCATCACGGCGGCCTGCTTCCTGTCGCGTTTCGCCGATGCCTATCCCTGGGCGCACCTGGATATCGCCGGTACCGCCTGGAGTTCGGGTGACAAGAAAGGCGCCAGCGGCCGCCCCGTGGGCCTGTTGACCCAATACTTGCTCGACCGCGAAACCGAGGCCAACGAGACGCGTCCCAGCGTCGAGTGA
- a CDS encoding branched-chain amino acid aminotransferase — protein MTPSGFDIRPNAHPKDVALRETILENPGFGRHFSDHMAHIRWTSDVGWHGHEVRPYGPLTLDPAAAVLHYAQEIFEGIKAYRHADGSVWTFRPEKNAERFRASARRLALPELSDEDFIGSLKALLSQDNVWVPTPASAAEESSLYLRPFMIASETFLGVRPSKEVDYYVIASPAAAYFKGGVNPVSIWLSSHYKRAASGGTGYAKCGGNYAASLAAQKEAEAHDCAQVAFLDAAENKWIEELGGMNLFFVFKDGRIVTPKLTGTILEGVTRDSILELARDQGLTPEERHISIDEWRDGAASGEITEVFACGTAAVITPVGELRSEDESIRLTADSGGEVGKRLRKELLDLQYGRSEDTRNWLTRLA, from the coding sequence GTGACCCCTTCAGGCTTCGACATACGGCCTAATGCGCATCCCAAGGATGTCGCCCTGCGCGAGACGATTCTCGAGAACCCCGGTTTCGGTCGTCATTTCAGCGATCACATGGCTCATATCCGCTGGACGAGCGATGTCGGCTGGCATGGCCACGAAGTCCGCCCCTACGGGCCGTTGACGCTGGACCCGGCAGCGGCGGTTTTGCATTACGCCCAGGAAATCTTCGAGGGCATCAAGGCCTACCGCCATGCCGACGGTTCGGTATGGACCTTCCGCCCCGAGAAGAACGCCGAACGTTTCCGCGCCTCCGCGCGGCGCCTGGCACTGCCCGAGCTCTCCGACGAGGACTTCATCGGCTCGCTCAAGGCACTGCTCTCTCAGGACAATGTCTGGGTACCGACGCCGGCCAGCGCCGCCGAGGAGTCGAGCCTTTACCTGCGTCCGTTCATGATCGCCAGCGAGACCTTCCTCGGCGTGCGGCCCTCCAAAGAGGTCGATTACTACGTCATCGCCTCGCCGGCGGCGGCGTACTTCAAGGGTGGGGTGAATCCGGTCTCCATCTGGCTGTCCTCGCATTACAAGCGGGCCGCATCCGGCGGTACGGGTTATGCCAAGTGCGGCGGCAACTACGCGGCCTCGTTGGCGGCCCAGAAGGAAGCCGAAGCGCACGACTGCGCCCAGGTTGCCTTCCTCGACGCCGCCGAGAACAAGTGGATCGAGGAACTCGGTGGCATGAACCTGTTCTTCGTGTTCAAGGACGGGCGCATCGTCACGCCCAAGCTGACCGGCACCATCCTCGAAGGCGTCACCCGTGACTCCATCCTGGAGCTCGCCCGGGATCAGGGCCTGACGCCCGAGGAACGCCACATCAGTATCGACGAATGGCGCGACGGCGCGGCCTCCGGCGAGATCACCGAGGTCTTCGCCTGCGGCACCGCCGCCGTCATCACCCCGGTCGGCGAGCTGCGCAGCGAAGATGAGAGCATCCGCCTCACGGCGGATAGCGGCGGCGAGGTCGGCAAGCGCCTGCGCAAGGAACTGCTCGACCTGCAATACGGCCGCAGCGAAGATACGCGCAACTGGCTGACGCGCCTGGCCTGA
- a CDS encoding SDR family oxidoreductase, translating into MTKVMLITGAGRGIGAATAKHAAQAGYSVAINYRSDKASAEGVVSDIEAAGGRAIAIQADVANEADIVAMFETIDREFGRLDVLVNNAGIVDQISRVDEMSFERVDRMMRINVTGPFICAREAIKRMSTQHGGQGGAIVNVGSAASHLGGASEYVDYAASKGAIDTMTEGLAKEVAGEGIRVNGVRPGVVRTTIHASGGNPDKPDVAGSVIPMGRIGEPEEIANGVLWLAEAGFTTGALIDIDGGV; encoded by the coding sequence ATGACGAAAGTGATGCTGATTACCGGCGCCGGACGTGGCATCGGTGCCGCCACCGCCAAACACGCCGCGCAAGCGGGCTATTCCGTTGCCATCAACTATCGCAGCGACAAGGCGTCAGCCGAAGGTGTCGTGAGTGACATCGAAGCGGCAGGCGGACGTGCCATCGCCATTCAGGCCGATGTCGCCAACGAGGCGGATATCGTCGCCATGTTCGAGACCATCGACCGCGAGTTCGGGCGCCTCGACGTGCTGGTCAACAATGCCGGCATCGTCGACCAGATCAGCCGCGTCGACGAGATGAGCTTCGAACGTGTCGACCGCATGATGCGCATCAACGTGACCGGCCCGTTCATCTGCGCCCGTGAGGCCATCAAGCGCATGTCCACCCAGCACGGCGGACAAGGCGGCGCCATCGTCAACGTCGGGTCGGCAGCCTCGCACCTCGGCGGTGCCAGCGAATACGTCGATTACGCCGCCTCCAAGGGCGCCATCGACACCATGACCGAAGGCCTCGCCAAGGAAGTCGCCGGCGAAGGCATCCGGGTCAACGGCGTGCGTCCCGGCGTGGTTCGCACCACCATTCACGCCAGTGGCGGCAACCCCGACAAGCCCGATGTCGCCGGCTCGGTGATTCCCATGGGCCGCATCGGCGAGCCCGAGGAAATCGCCAACGGCGTGCTGTGGCTGGCCGAGGCCGGCTTCACTACTGGGGCGTTGATCGATATCGACGGCGGCGTTTAG
- a CDS encoding DNA polymerase III subunit chi has protein sequence MTQVDFYILPDTTLGARLDFACRLAETIHRKGYRLHIHTEDEAMARDLDDRLWTFKPESYLPHAVLVDEVEPLPPVTLGWETPPAPGVEAMLNLHPEIPEWFSRFERVAEIINQHQDVLTAKRACWQTYKKRGYPVKANDLTGTSRNAAG, from the coding sequence ATGACTCAAGTCGATTTCTACATCTTGCCCGACACCACGCTCGGCGCGCGGTTGGACTTCGCTTGCCGGCTGGCGGAGACCATCCACCGCAAGGGTTATCGGTTGCATATCCACACCGAGGACGAGGCCATGGCGCGCGATCTCGACGATCGGCTGTGGACCTTCAAGCCCGAAAGCTACCTGCCCCACGCGGTGCTGGTCGACGAAGTCGAGCCCCTGCCGCCCGTCACCCTGGGCTGGGAAACGCCGCCGGCGCCCGGTGTGGAGGCGATGCTCAACCTGCATCCCGAAATTCCCGAATGGTTCTCACGCTTCGAGCGCGTCGCCGAGATCATCAACCAGCATCAGGATGTACTGACCGCCAAGCGCGCCTGCTGGCAGACCTATAAAAAGCGCGGCTACCCCGTCAAAGCCAACGACCTCACCGGCACCTCACGCAACGCCGCGGGCTGA